The DNA segment CGGGCTTTGTCGAGGACCCGGGCGATGTCTTCGTCGGAGACGACAGTGTCGCGAGGGTTGTTCTTTCCACGTGCAACGGCCACTATGCCCCGGCTGTTGAGCGACCGAATCTGGTCGCTGGCAACTGTCACAAAGGCTTCGCGCACCTTGACGCCGGCCATATGCTCGGCTTCTTCTACGGCGTCCTGCACGGAGTCTATCGCCTTCTCCATTCCGACGATTACCCCCCGCTTGATGCCGGTCGAAGGCACGGTTCCAACGCCGACGATTTCGATTTCGCCGTCGTCTTCGACCTCGGCGATAATCGCGGTTATCTTTGTCGTGCCGAGGTCGATGCCAACCAGTGTTTTCGCAGTCGCCATTATTGCCTCTCAGGTGGGGAACCCAGGGGAGCGTCTTGCGCTGACAAGACCGCCCTCACCCGTCGGTTCCGGTAACGACCAGTCCGGGGTGGCGCAGGTCGATGTATTGCGATTTAATGGAGAGGTCCCGCCCCTTCTGGTCCAGGAACTGCTCCAACTTGGTGAGCGTAACGTCATCCTCCGGGTCGAGCGCCTTTACGAGTGCGCCGCCCTCGCGTAGCCGCAGTTCGATCCGCCCCTTGACGACAGCGGCTTCCCCGAGATGCCGGTAAAGCGCGGGAAAGTCTCGCTCAAGCCGCAGGATAAGATTCAGTAATTTCCTATACTTCGGGGCTGCCCCCGGCGTCCCGATTGGGACATCTGCGGTAATGAGCGGCAGATCGACCTTCTCGCCTATTCCGGCAAGCGGAAAGAGCATTCCGCCCGAGTCGATCAGCATTATGCCGCCAGATTCTGAACGCCCCGATCCCGTTAGTGTCATCGCGACGGCTCGTCGCTCGGTAATGTTGATGACGAGGCGGCCCGGTGGTCGCCGGAC comes from the Calditrichota bacterium genome and includes:
- a CDS encoding FtsQ-type POTRA domain-containing protein; protein product: MRRLNREDKPTLRRVRKGAGIRPVKVALISAGIALSGLALTAAGQFVNGWTLKLGWDRVRTVEVLGVVRLAEADIRQAAGVPLGASLMNLPLDAVAARIEKVPGVEKARVVRRPPGRLVINITERRAVAMTLTGSGRSESGGIMLIDSGGMLFPLAGIGEKVDLPLITADVPIGTPGAAPKYRKLLNLILRLERDFPALYRHLGEAAVVKGRIELRLREGGALVKALDPEDDVTLTKLEQFLDQKGRDLSIKSQYIDLRHPGLVVTGTDG